A section of the Methanococcus vannielii SB genome encodes:
- a CDS encoding TIGR00296 family protein: MKLNLEEGAILVKYAREVLVHYLKGEEIKFVGYPEKFNNVRGIFVSIHTYPGHDLRGCIGIPEPIMPLIDALKEASISAAEHDPRFQPVKSKELSEIIFEISVLTMPEEINVENPMDYLQRLEIGRDGLIIEFGPYRGLLLPQVATEYNWDKKQFLSNLCLKAGLPKTAWLEYSVRLQSFQAQIFEELSPNGPIIEKTTYTGC; encoded by the coding sequence TTGAAATTAAATCTTGAAGAAGGTGCAATACTTGTTAAATATGCCCGTGAAGTATTGGTTCATTATTTGAAGGGTGAAGAGATAAAATTTGTTGGATACCCTGAAAAATTTAATAATGTAAGGGGAATTTTTGTATCGATTCATACATATCCGGGCCATGATTTAAGAGGATGTATTGGTATTCCTGAACCAATAATGCCCCTTATTGATGCACTAAAAGAAGCATCAATTAGTGCGGCAGAACATGACCCTAGATTTCAGCCAGTTAAATCAAAAGAATTATCTGAAATAATATTTGAAATTAGTGTTTTGACGATGCCTGAAGAAATCAACGTTGAAAATCCTATGGATTATCTTCAAAGGCTTGAAATTGGGCGAGATGGATTAATAATTGAATTTGGCCCTTACAGGGGATTACTTCTTCCCCAAGTTGCTACGGAATATAACTGGGATAAAAAGCAATTTTTGTCAAATCTCTGTTTAAAAGCAGGACTTCCAAAAACAGCATGGCTTGAATATAGTGTAAGATTACAATCATTTCAAGCACAAATTTTTGAAGAACTAAGTCCAAATGGCCCAATTATTGAAAAAACGACATATACGGGTTGTTAA